The nucleotide window GAAAACAACTGCTCCGGAGTGGAACGTCGGTTGGCGCGCAGTATCGCGAGGCACGGCGATCACGTAGTCGCGCGGAATTCATCAGTAAGACCGAGTCGGCGATCCAGGAACTTGACGAGACTACGTATTGGTTAGAACTACTAAGCGATGCGAAAATCATTCCGGCCAAAAGGTTGGATGACCTAGTTCGCGAGGCTACAGAGTTAACGGCCATGCTTGTCAGCTCTGCAAAAACGGCAAAAGAGAATCGACCCGCCGGCAGAAAAGTCCGGTAAGTGTATTTTCGTTCATCACTCAGCACTCATCGTTCATCATTAAACGCCATGGGTATCGT belongs to Pirellulales bacterium and includes:
- a CDS encoding four helix bundle protein; the protein is MNDEEKSPLTGRTKSFALRIIRLYSALPKTAAAQVIGKQLLRSGTSVGAQYREARRSRSRAEFISKTESAIQELDETTYWLELLSDAKIIPAKRLDDLVREATELTAMLVSSAKTAKENRPAGRKVR